A region of Carassius auratus strain Wakin chromosome 11, ASM336829v1, whole genome shotgun sequence DNA encodes the following proteins:
- the mafbb gene encoding v-maf avian musculoaponeurotic fibrosarcoma oncogene homolog Bb codes for MTAAQHQLNLDYGDFDMRFDVKKEAAALGPDRSFIQQCGVHVPGSVSSTPMSTPCSSVPSSPSFSPSGQRSGAEDLYWTLSTGAYPQHADPHCLELTPEDVREALSANLMHAHPSQLHQAEMEHGYRSISQFHAPNMHQFHQQQYSDLGHNPEFAHDKSVDQLMQQLDCAPQGATHLRSHNIHQQTHHRRGERAESRFSDQQLVSMSVRELNRHLRGMSKDEIIRLKQKRRTLKNRGYAQSCRHKRVQLKHILENEKTSLATQVEQLKHELNKLVRERDAYKLKCERLVVGMNCQSNGPCCENPSSPEFLR; via the coding sequence ATGACGGCGGCGCAGCATCAGCTAAATTTGGACTACGGTGACTTTGACATGAGATTTGATGTGAAAAAGGAAGCTGCAGCTTTGGGACCGGACCGCTCTTTTATCCAGCAGTGCGGTGTACACGTGCCAGGCTCCGTGTCCAGCACACCCATGAGCACCCCGTGCAGCTCCGTGCCTTCCTCCCCGAGCTTCAGCCCAAGCGGACAGAGAAGCGGTGCTGAAGATCTCTACTGGACCCTGAGCACGGGGGCTTATCCACAGCACGCAGATCCCCACTGCCTTGAACTGACACCCGAGGATGTCCGGGAAGCCTTAAGTGCCAATCTCATGCATGCACACCCTTCTCAGCTCCACCAGGCAGAGATGGAGCATGGCTACAGGAGCATCAGTCAGTTCCACGCACCAAACATGCATCAATTCCATCAGCAGCAGTACTCCGACCTCGGCCACAATCCCGAATTCGCGCACGACAAAAGCGTGGATCAGTTAATGCAGCAACTCGACTGTGCACCTCAAGGCGCGACGCACCTCAGGTCGCATAATATCCACCAGCAGACGCACCACAGACGCGGCGAGCGCGCGGAGAGCCGCTTCTCCGACCAGCAGCTGGTGTCCATGTCTGTGCGCGAGCTCAACCGACACCTCCGCGGCATGAGCAAGGACGAAATTATCCGGCTGAAGCAGAAACGCCGTACCTTGAAAAACCGCGGCTACGCTCAGTCGTGTCGACACAAACGCGTTCAGCTGAAACACATACTGGAGAACGAGAAGACGAGCCTCGCGACGCAGGTGGAGCAGCTGAAGCACGAGCTCAATAAGCTGGTGCGCGAGAGGGACGCATACAAACTCAAATGCGAGAGGCTAGTTGTCGGAATGAACTGCCAGAGCAATGGACCCTGTTGTGAAAATCCCTCATCGCCTGAATTTTTGCGATAG